DNA from Rhinatrema bivittatum chromosome 16, aRhiBiv1.1, whole genome shotgun sequence:
ggtTGGTGAGCTCCCATTTATCACATTAAAGTATTTCGTTGAAAATCTGAAATTTCAAGAGAGAGAAATCCTCTTAGTAAATAAATTGTATTATCTTCCAGTAATGAATAAGAGCAGAAATGTATTGCAAATGAATGTGAATGAAGGGAACTTAACCAAGTTTCTAAAAGATTCTGCAATTGAATATTACGAGACCGCCACATTAATGGTTTCCTTTATATCTGAAAAAGATTTATCAGAGATTATGAAATGCTACTTACGGAATATTGAATCTCAGTTTAGAGGGGCAAAAATACGTGTTTTTCCAGATTATGCTCCTGTTACTCAGAACAGGAGACGTGAGTTTCTTGCAATGAGATCCCAAGTTTTTGTATTAGGTTTTTcctatgttttaaaatatccatgcaatGTGTAGTTAAATCTGCGAGAGATATCTTTGCTTTCCATTATCCTGAACAGTTAAAGTCTTTCTTAAACGCTAGGAGGGTAATACTGCCCCTCAGAATTACAACATTAATTCTTGGatcataaatagataaatacctTTAGCTACATTAAGCTAATACATGCTATGTTTTTCCTTAACTTTCTTCCCTTCGGTTTCTGCCTccactcataggggtagattttcaaaaaacgcgaataggcgtacttttgctggtgcatcaggcgccagcaaaagtacgctgcattttagtagatacgtgcggagccgcgtgtatccactaaaatcctggattggcgcgcgcaaggctatgaattctgtatagccggtgcgcgccgagccgcgcagcctacccccgttccctccaaggccgctccgaaatcggagcggccttggagggaatcctctaatgccctcccctcaccttcccctcccttcctctacctaacccacccgcccggccctgtctacacccccccccttacctttctccggggatttacgcctcccggagggagaagtaaattccagcgggcctgttgcgcgctgggacgcgacctgggggcgggtacacgtccacgcccccgggccgccccgggccgtagccacgtccccgtacccgcccccaaaacgctgccgacacgccccctaaacgccgcgacgaccgggcccgcccccgacacgcccccctcggagaaccccgggacttatgcgagtcccggggctctgcgcgcgccggtaggcctatgtaaaataggctcaccggcgagcagggctctgaaaatccgccccaaaggttTTTGTGTGAAACGCAATATGTTATGTTGGAATTAGATAAGGTTATTCTTTTGGACAAGATGTAATGGATGTAAAATATtgtgatttatttcttttttctgtaagtaagtgatggcttgctgtgaattttgaaaagcataaaaataaaattaaaaaaaaaaaaaggattggataagttcttagaggagaagtccattacctgctattaattaagttgacttagaaaacagccactgctattactagcaacagtaacatgggatagacttagttttgggtacttgccagtcaGTTCTCTGCCATTTGCATGGCAGAGAACTGACTGACCTGCACTCATCTGGTTCACAACCTTTGTCCAAATTTTCACCTTAGGAAAAGCTTTCTTCAAACTCCGATTGCTTTCCTGTAGAGTATCTCAAGGTTCCAACCTCTCACCAATGATCTTTAATATATATCTAACAGCCTTATGTGAGCAAGATCATGTACAACAGATCCTTCTACAATCAAAAGGGTCTGTATATTTCTTTTCAATTATATCTTCTGTCAGTTCTTTCTTTATTCCATATTAAAGGAAAGATCATTTGTTTTTTTGGATCCTATATATCTCGAGCAGTTCATTTTGGAAAGGTCCAATAGAGCTCCAGTATCTGAGCTATCTTCAGAGGATGGTACTTAGCATATAGTGATCTTGTACTACCTTGCCTTGGGTATATAATTTTTGATAATGTGATTTCTCTAATCTTACTGGATAAGCAATTGTATTGTTTATCTTTCCTCAAATATCATTTGATTTTGCTTGTAAGTATCATTATTTCCTTTGCTTTAAATTCATGTAAATGACAAATTTATGTTAAATTATATATTAAAGAAAAAGTATATAAAGGAAGAATCATTTTGAGACCTGACACTTGATGAATCACTGCTCGAAACTGGATTCTCCTTCGTTTGATAACCTGCACTGAATTATACACCACCTACTCCCATAGGCTACTTCCCTATTAATTTCCTCAATGCATTTTTTACTTCCTTGTTCCTCAGACTGTAAATAATGGGGTTCAGCATGGGGGTGACAGCTGTATAGACCACAGACAAGATTTTACCCTGCTCTTGGGAGTATGTTGAGGTGGGTCTCAGATATATGGAGAAAATTGACAAATAATATATGGAGACTACAGTGAGGTGGGAAGtgcaggtggagaaggctctACTCTTCCCTTCTGCAGAGCGAATCCTCAGGATGGCTGAGATGATGTAGATGTAAGATATAAGAGTCACAAGGAAGGCAGGCACTGATATCAATGCAGCTTCAACAAACAATTGAATTTCAGTTCCAGCTGTGTCTGTGCAGGAAAGTTTTAACAGTGGCATGAGCTCACAGAAGATGTGATTGATCACATTAGAGGCACAGAATGAAAGGCGGGTGACAGAAATCAGTATTGTCCCAGAAACCAGATTCCCCATGATCCAGGAAGTGGCCATCAGCTGGACACAGGCTCTCTGATTCATAATCAGGGAATAGTGCAATGGGTCACAGACTGCGACATAGCGATCATAAGCCATGGCAGTGAGAAGGAAGGCATCAATAAGAGCAAAGCTAATTAAGAAATAGAGCTGCACCATGCATCCAGCATAGGAAATTATCTTATTCCCTGAGAGGAAGATTTCCAGCAGTTTTGGGGTGACGGTGGAGGTGCAGcagatgtctgtgagagagaggttactgaggaagaagtacatgggggtgtgcaggcggGGGTCAGCACAGATCACTGTGAAAATCACAAGGTTCCCCAGCAGGGTGATCAGGTAGATGAGCAGGAAGACCAGGAAGAGGGGAAACTGCAGCTGGGGATTATCAGAAAGTCCCAGAATAATAAATTCTGTCTTTGCTGTTATGTTTTCCATGTCTATTGATTTCATTGAACTTGTCCTAGGGGAAGAAGACATCAGAAGTTACAAGTATGTTAAGTTCCTGCTATCAATGAGTTTTAAGGATGCTGCAATATGTGGTGAGCAGTGAAAGTCACTGATCTGCCTCTGAGCAGGTATCACTTTAAACTCATTGGTTGTGCTTTGGTCTGAAattgtcaagaaaaataaaaccaattAAATTATAATTCTTCCTGCTTAGTATATTTAACTATTAATTCCCACCAGGCATTTTTTGAACAGTAGAGAGAAGCCAGTACACACTCATGTTTTCTACATCCAATTTCTTTAGAAGCTCCTGcagactgatttatttatttatgcagcttttatataccgttgcacagaaagCAAGTTTCTATGTCTACGGTTtacatatacaaataaaaaggCATCACATAGTTTCGCAAAGAAAAAAGCACAATAAAATCCAATAAACTCAACTCAGTGTTCttaaactaaaaatatttttcaaatattaaaaactaaaaacagtaaaataaaagatacaagtacaataaaatctaaaaatgatAAGAAGTGACAATTAAATTAAATCATGCTTGGCAATTATCATGACTCTCGGCTGTTCTCTTGCTTGTTGGAAACACCACATTTTCAGGTCGTTTTAAAATTTCTTTAGATTATGCTGTAATCTTAGATCAGGTGGCAGACTGTTTCAAAGTTTTGGTCCTGCATCTGAGATAGCACAATCTCTTACCTCGCTGAGATGGGCCGATCTTACAGTGGGTATTGAAAAGAGGCCTTTGTTAGTGGACCTTAGGTCTCACTGAGGAATATGTAATTTAATAATAGAGTTCAACCAATCCGTCCTTTCACCATATATGATCTTATGAACAATGcataatattttgtgctttattctatatttgactgGTAGCCAATGGAAGTTCTTTAATACTAGAGTAATATGAATCTTCGTTCTTGTATTGGTTAAGATCTGAGCTGCAATGTTTTGGAGAACTTGCAGGGGATGAATGGTTGTTTTTGGAAGACCTAGCATagtagaattacagtaatcaagtccCGCAAATAACATTACATGAAGAACATATCTAAAATTGTCAAATGAAAGTAAAGGTTTCAAACGCTTAAGCATCCTTAATTTACAAAAGccttcttttacctttttttgaTATGTGAGCTTTAAAATTTAGTTCATAATCCATAAAAAGCCCTACGTTCCTAGCTACATCCACTAACTTAAAACATGCTTTGTTATCGAAGGTGATCACATTGTTCTCTgaattaacattttttctatctaaaatcataaaaatagatTTATCTAAGTTTAAAATCAGTTTCATCTGGGCAAGTAGCTGACCAATAATTTTTAAGTACATATCTACTATCTTGAAGGTGGCCTTTATATTGCTTTCAATTGGGAAtagaaactgaatatcatcagcgtaaatgaaATAAGTTAAACTCAGACCAGCAAGCAGATGACACAGTAGggcaaatatatattaaaaagggtcgcCGATAAGGCTGAGCACCGTGGGACTCCTGTTGATAGTTTTTTCTTTTCCGAGATGCTATCTTTGATCTTCACAGTAAAAGTTATATTGtctaaaaatgatttaaaccattttagTGTGATATTTGTTAGTCCAATATCTTGTAATCTGCTAAGAAGAATATTGTGATCCACCATATCAAAAGCAGCTGAAAGGTCTAACAATACCAGCAGAAAACTTTGACCTCTGACAAACCCCCTAAGGACCGTGTCTGACAAAGAAAGTAGCAGTGTCTCGATACTATACAATttacggaagccgtgttgtgacgAATATAAAACCTCATTAATTTCCAAATGCTCACTTAACTGTCTATTGACTGCTTTCTCAATTAATTTGGCCAAAAATGGTACATTTGAAATTGgtctatatttttttaagttggtAGGGTCTAAGTCTGGTTGTTTCAGAATTGGCTTTACGATTGCATTCTTTAGCATAGCGGGTATATTTCCATGTTTGCACTTCTCTCTATGAGGTACAAACATGGAAATGCTTTCTCAGTGTGGGCTGCTAGATTTAAGTTCTTCATTCCTATATTAATATATGATAGTCAGTCTAGAGTCATCCTGTCCTGACCTCTCTAACATGCATAGACTCCTGAGGGGGCAAATTTAAGTTTGGGGTAACATTGGTGAACGACTGACAGTTACAGAgaattgcagggggggggggagacttctGCAATTTCCGCACGgtgacgcatcccggccttccccagttccctccaagtctgctccaattaaggtgcggactgggagggaacttccctaccccctacctaatctcccttcccctctcctccacagcccataaaccctttctcctacctttatttttttactattttcttgCTTACTcttccattggagcagaagccaCATGCACGCGTCGGCAAtcacttccccggcacagcggtaAACCGACCCTCCCCGCCCCCCGTACTGTCCCTTTCCTtcagcccggcacttctgcatgtaatgagcgttatgtgcgtggccaggccacTTTCAAAATGtgcagcgcgcacaaggccccgCCACtcacgtaacccccattttttacgcaTGTGGGCAATTAAAAATGTGGCCATTTGTCTCAATATAAGGGAATTCCAATTTTATGAATCCATTGCTGTTGGGCGATTTGACAAACTCTGATAATATAGAAGGTCAGGCTTCTCTCTTTTACTTATTTTCTtcttagtattattattattagttgtAACTTTTAGACTTGATCCATTCGTTTTTaggaatatatttttatttcaaatgaaaaaggacattttaaTGAAACTTCCTataatgtttcattttcttttataatccaaataaagggaaaacaaaaagcaatttcatttgtttttcatttaatttccCCAAATCACAGCCCCCCAACGTCAGCTGCAAAACCCCCACTCTGTTAAAACCCGCGAGCCAAGCCCCACCCCAGGCCTGCCCCCAGCCAGCGCCATTGTGATATGTGGCATCGGTGGCGGAGGAACGACCGGGGCTTTctcctgccccatttggactTTGGAGCCCTAGGATGGGTTAATGGGGGAAGGGGCTTCCAAAGGGGTTCTAGGGAGGGGCCAGAGATGTAGGTAGGGTGGGCTGGAGTCAGTGACCCCCAGGcaagatgctttttttttcattcattttgtaatttattttgcaTCAGAtacattaaacaaaattaaagaaacaagaaataaaacaatttttaaaatgaaacaaaaatgtgtaAGTATATACTCCTATGAATTTTATGTGACAAGGTGAATCCAGTTTCCAGCTTCTATATAGATATGTCTGTCTAGGTACATTTACAAGCAAACAGGAGAAATGCAGAATGTGCTGCACTACCTAATGGCACTGGCTTCAGGTCAACAAtatccattttttaaaacccggACAGGTAGGGCAGGAACAACTGAGGATCGCTCCTGCCAATAGAAGACTTGCACATGGGGTAAGATGTTGTGTGGAGAGCTTGGGGGTTCAGCGGGCTGGCTAATTGGAAAATAGAAAGCAGAAAGGCAAAATTAGTAAAAGCTTGTTTGTTGACAGCAGCTTTTGATTCTACCCACTTGGTTGAAACTTTGCCTGGGTCCTtcatttgttttgcatttttgtaCTTTATGTTGTTgcttgttttttatttcattttaaataaatgcaacaaaattaaataaacaataaataaaaggaaataatgaaaaaaaaaagaaaaatgtttagtgCATGCCCCAAAAATTGGTGTTGGGGAAGTTTTCCCTTTCAGCCTCTCGAGCTGAAGAGCTGTCAAAAAAGAAAAGCTGCACAGATAGAGCAGCAGATATAAGACAGATGAGGGATTGATAGGATGTGGAACTTTTATTCAAGAAACACtgattacatttgttttttaattgggggggggagggttattgGTGTTACTCAGgtaaaacctaaacacagaaaccctaattaaaatgttatatttagATATTCATTGGATATAGCTGGACAGAAATCATATCTATATGCACTGATAGAAAAAAGCAATACTTACACGTCTCTTTGAAAACACAGCAGTGATAACAGTGTCAGTGCTCCGGCGCTTCTCTGAAAAAGGGATCCTTCCTAAAACCACAGGACCAGGAGGAACTGAAAGCTAAGAGATgatctttcctttctttctgtctttaatGCCAGGAGCTGACAGTGATGTTCTGATAAAGGGGGACACAGCCTCTAACTCGCCAAGGTTCCTTCAAACAGACTTCATCCTACCCTGATACATCAGATCTGTGCGGCTCCTCTCCTTCACAGATGGTGGAGTCGATCATGAGGAAggcatgaaaaatatatttgtaggaCATCAGGGTGATCTCTCTCACCTGCTCTTGGTTAGGAGGATCCGAGCCCTGTGGAAGCTTCTGAACAAAACCAAATTGTATCTGATGAGATAAAGCAGCTCACATTAGGCATTAAAGTGGCAGGTATTAGAACTGCTGACCAGCAgcgctgcctcctctcctccattaaTGATCAAGCTGAGGAGCACCTCgattgtcttaaatgtgctaagaAAGGTACATGGAGAGAAAACTGTGTTCCATCTCtctgggaaattaaaaagtctcaCAGACAATTAAGGGAAGTTTTCTCCTTTGTGCCAAAGTTGCCAGGAAAGTTTAGAAGTGATTGATCTGTGGGGAAAATAAGTTTTGGATCTCTCATTCTGCTCTGCTCCAGTTCTGGTGAGGGAATTTCCTGTTACCTGTAGAAGTTTTGAGAAAGTCTCATCTAGGGATCACTTCTATGATCAGTGCTCATCATTTGGGTTTAATTAGTCTTTTATACCCCATTCCATTTACAAAgtctccttccctcctgcctctttctCTTGTCTACAATTCCCACCTCAAATCCCAGAACTTCTGAGTTGCTCTCTCTGAGaaacctcttcctcctctcaccttccagcTATTACAGCC
Protein-coding regions in this window:
- the LOC115077664 gene encoding olfactory receptor 1L4-like — encoded protein: MENITAKTEFIILGLSDNPQLQFPLFLVFLLIYLITLLGNLVIFTVICADPRLHTPMYFFLSNLSLTDICCTSTVTPKLLEIFLSGNKIISYAGCMVQLYFLISFALIDAFLLTAMAYDRYVAVCDPLHYSLIMNQRACVQLMATSWIMGNLVSGTILISVTRLSFCASNVINHIFCELMPLLKLSCTDTAGTEIQLFVEAALISVPAFLVTLISYIYIISAILRIRSAEGKSRAFSTCTSHLTVVSIYYLSIFSIYLRPTSTYSQEQGKILSVVYTAVTPMLNPIIYSLRNKEVKNALRKLIGK